The region AAGAGTCACACGACTATCAATTACGGAATCAAGACAAAAACAGAAGCTTTTACCGAAAAACTGTTCTACACCTTGTTTGACTCTAATGCGCCCTTAAACGAAAGCATAGAAGAGCTAAAACAGCTATTCAAAGAGATTTCTGTAATCGCTTGTAAAAAACCCAAAGGAACATGCGATTCCATTTGGGAGCAATATCTGGAAAAGTTACCCGCCGTACTTGAAAATCTAAATCAAGATGCTTTATACATCTTAGAAAATGATCCCGCTTCAAACAGCATCGAAGAAGTATATCTTGCCTATCCCGGATTTTACGCCATTGCCATCTACAGATTGAGCCATGAATTATATCTTTTAGACTTGTTATTATTTTCCAGATTAATGAGCGAATACGCCCATCGAATCACCGGAACAGACATTCACGCTGG is a window of Flavobacterium acetivorans DNA encoding:
- the epsC gene encoding serine O-acetyltransferase EpsC; the encoded protein is MTKDLIIENIDSLKSHTTINYGIKTKTEAFTEKLFYTLFDSNAPLNESIEELKQLFKEISVIACKKPKGTCDSIWEQYLEKLPAVLENLNQDALYILENDPASNSIEEVYLAYPGFYAIAIYRLSHELYLLDLLLFSRLMSEYAHRITGTDIHAGATIASPFFIDHATGIVIGETAVIEKNVKIYQGVTLGALSVSKDMKNTKRHPTVEKNTCIYANATILGGETIIGKNSIIGGNTWVTKSIPAKSMVTNTTTTEVKIKELK